In Hymenobacter sublimis, a single genomic region encodes these proteins:
- a CDS encoding OmpA family protein, whose translation MRHLLTTSAALGLTLLLAAAPRVQAQNADRKTAIGLNVSAMQYKGNFGSDYWNWSENKYAPGLTISRYLTSGLDLQLSGNYVELKKTAPAGAPYFGSNFATNVVNVNLGLKFKLLSEDSPVRPYLLAAPGLTYTSREGTIFRNNRTEPTDQDKNYFDLFGAAGIDFRLGEAVHLFVQTGQHFPLNANIDGDPARDDNSIDDRFLQHTVGLNFALGKAKDTDNDGVSDRKDKCPDTPAGVAVDETGCPLDGDKDGVPDYQDQCPTEAGTAAMQGCPDRDNDGVADKDDQCPDQAGLPALRGCPDADGDGVADQNDKCPGTPAGTQVDANGCPLVVDADGDGIPDSADKCPDTPRGAKVDANGCPMEIDPGVRKLEQPIRFETNSTVIKRTSYGTLDKMVKALNDHPEYSLRVIGHADSRGTDEYNQALSERRAGSVKRYFTGKQVDPTRIVTEGRGESEPAAPNTSSKNMSQNRRVEFKFEFFIPNAPQP comes from the coding sequence ATGAGACACCTTTTAACAACTTCAGCGGCCCTGGGGCTGACGCTTCTTCTGGCGGCGGCGCCGCGGGTCCAGGCGCAGAACGCCGACCGCAAGACGGCCATCGGCCTCAACGTGAGTGCCATGCAGTACAAGGGCAACTTCGGTTCTGACTACTGGAACTGGAGCGAGAACAAGTACGCGCCCGGCCTGACGATCAGCCGCTACCTGACCAGCGGCCTGGACCTGCAGCTGAGCGGCAATTACGTGGAGCTGAAGAAGACGGCCCCGGCCGGCGCCCCCTACTTCGGCAGCAACTTCGCCACCAACGTGGTAAATGTGAACCTGGGCCTGAAGTTCAAGCTGCTGAGTGAGGATTCGCCCGTGCGCCCCTACTTGCTGGCCGCCCCGGGCCTGACCTACACCAGCCGCGAGGGTACTATCTTCCGCAACAACCGCACCGAGCCCACCGACCAGGACAAGAACTACTTTGACTTGTTCGGGGCCGCGGGCATTGACTTCCGCCTGGGCGAGGCCGTGCACCTGTTCGTGCAAACCGGCCAGCACTTCCCGCTCAATGCCAACATTGACGGCGACCCTGCCCGCGACGACAACAGCATCGACGACCGGTTCTTGCAGCACACCGTGGGCCTGAACTTTGCCTTGGGTAAAGCCAAAGACACCGATAACGACGGTGTTTCCGACCGCAAAGATAAATGTCCTGACACGCCCGCTGGCGTAGCAGTTGACGAAACCGGCTGCCCACTTGATGGCGACAAAGACGGCGTTCCAGATTACCAGGACCAGTGCCCAACCGAAGCTGGCACGGCGGCCATGCAAGGCTGCCCCGACCGGGACAACGACGGTGTGGCTGACAAGGATGACCAGTGCCCCGACCAGGCTGGCCTACCCGCCCTGCGCGGTTGCCCCGATGCCGACGGTGACGGCGTAGCTGACCAAAACGACAAGTGCCCCGGCACCCCGGCCGGTACCCAGGTGGATGCTAACGGCTGCCCGCTGGTAGTAGACGCCGACGGTGATGGTATCCCAGATAGCGCTGATAAGTGCCCCGACACGCCGCGCGGCGCCAAAGTAGACGCCAACGGCTGCCCCATGGAAATTGATCCGGGCGTGCGCAAACTGGAGCAGCCCATCCGCTTCGAAACCAACAGCACCGTGATTAAGCGCACCTCCTACGGCACGCTCGATAAGATGGTGAAAGCCCTCAACGACCATCCCGAGTACAGCCTGCGCGTGATTGGCCACGCTGACTCCCGTGGTACCGATGAGTACAACCAAGCTCTGTCGGAGCGGCGGGCTGGCTCGGTGAAGCGTTATTTCACCGGCAAGCAGGTTGACCCCACCCGCATCGTAACGGAAGGCCGTGGCGAATCGGAGCCAGCGGCGCCAAACACGTCGTCGAAAAACATGTCGCAGAACCGCCGGGTAGAGTTCAAGTTTGAATTCTTCATCCCGAACGCTCCCCAGCCCTAA